The Nitrosospira lacus genome window below encodes:
- a CDS encoding lysozyme, translating into MNRTSPAHVRSTITVMVLAASTLVGIALHEDYKEEAYIPAPGDVPTIGFGTTTGVKMGDRTTPTRSLVRLLDEVEGVYAAGVKKCVTAPLYQHEYEAYVSLAYNIGVGTFCKKAQPGKPPNLIDLINGGQYAEACKRIEAFKYGPGRKVLPGLVKRRTEERAICEGKKSPKSSGGMDPESIG; encoded by the coding sequence ATGAATAGGACGTCCCCCGCGCATGTCCGCTCCACAATCACGGTAATGGTGCTGGCGGCGTCGACCCTCGTCGGAATCGCCTTGCATGAAGACTACAAGGAGGAGGCTTATATACCCGCACCCGGCGATGTGCCCACTATCGGCTTTGGAACGACCACCGGTGTCAAGATGGGTGACAGGACCACGCCCACGCGCTCTCTGGTGCGATTGCTCGACGAAGTCGAGGGCGTCTACGCGGCCGGGGTCAAGAAGTGCGTTACCGCGCCGCTGTATCAGCATGAGTATGAGGCATACGTGTCGCTGGCCTACAATATTGGTGTCGGCACATTCTGCAAGAAGGCGCAGCCGGGGAAGCCGCCCAATCTGATAGATCTGATCAACGGCGGGCAATATGCGGAGGCCTGCAAGCGCATCGAGGCATTCAAGTACGGACCAGGCAGAAAAGTACTGCCGGGACTGGTAAAAAGACGGACGGAGGAACGAGCCATATGCGAAGGGAAAAAATCGCCCAAATCATCGGGTGGCATGGATCCCGAATCCATTGGCTGA